Genomic window (Marmota flaviventris isolate mMarFla1 chromosome X, mMarFla1.hap1, whole genome shotgun sequence):
tattttatcataACATAGCTCAgagtttgtttgtgtttttccctTTGGCAGAAATGTCAGAAACTATTTGGCAGGAGTCTGATGGTGACATTTGCTAGTTGATTAATGGAACGCCTTAAGGGATAGCTGTAGCTCTTTAACTCCTTCATGCGGCTGGGTTCTAGGTTtaaactgtgatttttaaaaatatttaagtctcTCAGGACTAAAACTCTCTGAAGTGTTCTGAGACACACAGGAAGGGAAAATAGCAGAAATCACGCAAAATACACTTGGctcaataaagctttttttttttaatcactctaTAACTTCAATTTGAAAGGTTCTGATTTCCAATCAGAACCTTACCTCTTACCctcttatgtgtgtgtgcacacttaGAGGGGCACAGTAATTCTTACACTACTGATTGACCAATTTTAGGACACACTTTTTTAACAGCATGAAGAACCTGCTTTGGAGCCACTGTTCAAGTCAATGGTGTGACCTAACATGCAATGCTCCAGCTGTTCCTCTACAGCCAGCACTTGCCTGACAGCTTCTTCAAAGGCCACTGTCACATTAGTATCATCTTTGGCACTTGTTTCTAAATAAGGGTAATCCCCATTCTCCATGCACCAGGCTTGTGCTTCCTCAGTAGTTACCTGCCTATCCTCTTTGTCTACCTTGTTACCCAGAACTACAAAGGGGAAGTGCTCAGGGTCCTTCACATCTGCATAGTAGATGAATTCTTTTTGCCAGTTACCAAGGTTTTCGAAGCTCTGCCGGTCATCCACACTGAAGGTCAAGAGGCAGCAGTCTGCTCCCCTGTAGAACGGTGTTCTAAGGCTCTTGAACCGTTCCTGCCCTGCAGTGTCCCAGATCTGGAGGGTTACAAAGCGTCCATCTACCTCCAGATCTCGATTTAAGAACTCTACCCCTATGGTGTGAAAAGCTTGGGAGTCAAACTTATTGGTTACATAACGGTTCATAAGCGAGCTTTTCCCCACTCCACCATCTCCCAAGAGAATGACCTTTAAAAGGAGGGATTTCCCACTCATTGTTGCAGCACCAGACAGGGAGGAATTTGTAACCAAGAGAAcctgaaaatatatgaaaaagtggtGGGGAAACAGTTAAACCTGAAACTGAAATCAACTTTATAGCACATTTCTCTGAAATATGAGGTCTTCTAATTTAGTTTCTGTTGATTTACACTCATTAATTGACATagaatagcagaagaaataacaCTTTTTGCATATGGGGGAAAGCAGGTCTTGTTTTTCTCAAATCTTTTGCCTGTGCCAGGAAAATGGCTGAATGCCATGAGTAAACCAACTAGCAGATGGTCCTATAATTTGGTTCAGTTGTGACCCTATTCTAGGGGAGAGAGCCTAGAACAGAAATGCCACTCAAATGTGTGATCATAGTAGCTTCCAATTTGGAGAGTTCCAAACGAGAGACAAATTGTATGAAATTGATTTGAGGTTTGAAATTTGCTCCTCAGGGATGTAAAAATTCAATAAGTATTGAGGAGGGAAAGCtgcataaactttttttttttggtaccagggatttaactcaggggttctttgccactgagccactttcacagccctttttatattttattttggagacaaggtctcgctaagttgcttagggctttgctaagttgctgaggctggctttgaatttgtgatcctcctgcctcaagcctcctgAGACACAGAGATAACAGGCCTATGTCACCAGGCCTAAataagctgtattttttttttatttgtaagtaGAGGTCTGGGCCAGAATTAGACTGGACCCCAGAatatggaagagagaaaaatgtcaaGTTTTTTTCAGGCATTTACCACATTGTACTTGCATTGCTACAGACACTTAAGTTGATGGCAGCTAACTGATTATCAATATAACAGATTATTAAGGAAGTAAATATTGAATAGCTAACCAGTGTTTGAATTATGTTCTAATTCCATAAAAGCAACATATGAAAACTCATGGTGAAAATCTAACTGCTAATAATTATACAGTACCTTTCTTGTTACCTCTTCAACATGTTGACTCATAGACTACCAGAGTATATCTTACAGTACAAAGATCAAATGTCTACTGAACAAGTACCTTTTGCCATATTCTGTTAGGTACTTTTTCACATTAGGTCCACTGTAGGAACTCAACAATGATTATGCTAATTGAGTGATATTTATGCAAGACACACAAAGGGATGAAAACTAATTACTAATCAAAGGGGTACATACCAAAGAGCTTCTTGAAgcacagatatttaaaatataattttaaaaaattagtagtcttaaaattattttgaaatgtatgtgTACTAactataaattttctaaatatttctttttaaaaatatttttaattgtagatgcacataatacctttattttatatatttatttttatgtggtgctgaggatctaacctagtgtctcacacatgttaggcaagagctctgccactgagccctagccccagccttaaatatttctttttaatgaatcaaattttaaaatatcaaaatccaGAGTGTACCCCCATGACATACCTACCTAGTCAGGTTTTTGAcgaaattttaatctttttttcttttttccagttgttgctttatttttttctttttatggttctaaaaaacagaatgagaaacattattatttttaaaaagcatgcataataaaattaaggtaagtctctatataaaaatacattcaagTTCTCTTTGGTTCTTGCTTCCaagatgaacaaaaaaaaaaaaaaaaaaaagaaggaataatgtTTGTGCCAAAAAAGGCCTGTGCACCCTATTCATTGTATGAACTGTACCCAGTGTGTACCTCAGGACAAGGCCATTAAAAAGTTCCTCATTCAAAACATCATTGTAGAAGCTGCAGCCATCAAGGACATTTCTGGAGAGTGTTTTTAATGCTTACATGCTTCCCAAGCTCTTTGTTAAACTGCATTACTGTGTCAGTTGTACCATTCACAGCAAGGTGATTTCCTAATCTTGGGAAGCCTGGAAGGACGGAACACCCCCACCCAGATGATTTATACCTGCTGGCGCTGCCCCATAACTTCCACCAAAGCCCATGTAAGGTCCTGAAGGAGTGAAGAAAAGCTATtctcagggaaaaataaaaaaataaaatggaaattataatgaaaaaagaaaatacattcaaGCAATCTTGACTAACTTTCAGAGGATACTTTTCACGAATACACTTGAATTCAAACTGATTCAGATGTTAAAATGAACACGATTTTATCACAAAAATTTAACTTTTCCTAATTTGAGTGTactttatgtaatttaaaaatgatgtcagggctggggctggggcttagcggtagtgcacttgcctggcatgtgtgaggcactgggttcagttctcagcaccacatataaataaatgaaataaaggtctatcaacaactaaaaaaaaaaaaagaaaaaaaatttttaaatgatgtcatTTTTCTATTGAATTCTTCACtcaaataaaagcaaatcaaagAGAGTAGCTGATAATCCTAATAGGTGATGTTCAGTAAAAAGAAAGCACAGAGGAatctaaacattttgaaatattaattcagaaataaaactCGTTCCCTTTATACCTACCAACCTTCTCAACTCCAAAAAGTCATTAGTACACTCACCAATCTGCCTTGAGGTTGTGTCTCATTGATTTCTTATGAtcagagcagaaaataaaattatgtttgtgGGCTTCCTGTTTACAATATATACTCTTGGCTAATTATTTTATTCGTTAATTTAAATCATCATCTTGAACACAGGTGTTAATATTTAGCTTGCCTTATTTAATTCAAACATactttcatttaatattataCTTAATTATGGTAAGAGTCTTATTGAAGCAACATCAAGAGTATTGGCACCAGTAGCACCAGCTGGGCATGggggtgcatgtctgtaatcccagtggctcaggaggctgaggcaggaggattgtgagttcaaatccagcctcagcaaaagtaaggcactaagctactcagtgagaccctgtctctaaataaaatataaaatatggctggggatgtggctcagtggttgagtatccctgagtttaatccctggtacaaaattttaaaaaagtactggcctcaaaagaaaaacagttcCTAGAACTGTTTAATGTTCTTTCTTACTGAGGGATAAAGAAGCTTTACAAAAATCCTAGGTTTAGTAATTccatgctatttaaaaaataatcaggagTTCATGTAAATCAGTAATTATGAATTTAAACAATATCTCCTAAATTAATAGGCTTTGTCTTCCTTCTTGATCTGTATATATTCTATAGAATTCTCAAGTCTCCTACAACTCCTGAATTTTTTTGTCctatttttatctgattttaaaaatttttatctgattttcaaaatgttgTTGAATCTAGCTCCAGGAACAAACATTTCTTGTAATGGAGGTGGAACAAGTGTCAGCACACTTCTTTATTATCTCTTTATTATattcttcctttattccttctttccttcctttgtttcttgatttatttatttttttgtggtgctggagcttgaacccaggtcttcatgcccatgctaggcaagtgagtttcccctgagctacaccccagctcaCACTTATTTTTCATACTGGTCTATAGGATAATTTTACAATTCAGTACTCTTtaactcttttaaaaagtaacagaAGGAAGTATCAACTTGGGCACAACACTGATTGCTATTATTAATGGTGCATGTCAAGTGAGTTTCCTGAAGTTCCTAGCAAACAGGTGTTCATATCATTAAATGACTCATTAACCTTACTTTCTCGGCTGTGGATAAACTCAATAGATGGTTCTTGGACTGAATGAATATGGAAACCAAATACTCAGCTCCAGGAATAATGATGAAGTATTAATAACTATCTGAGATAATGCTTCAGTTGTACATTTCTCCATTTGGTTATGTGCACGCATACCTTCTGGGTACATAGGCTTTGTGCCAGGGATAAAGGAGGAAAACCAATGTAATTCCGTTGTCAAAATCACTGGGCTGGCAGCCAATAGGATATCAGGGTCTTCCTCACTGTGacactattcatttattttatgtacttaggCAGGTCATTTAATCTTCCTCTGTTTCAATATCTTCCTATTACAAAAACAGACCTGGTAATACCCTCCCTATTTAACTCACGGGATTTAGAGGAGAACAACTTAGGatgtttgtaaatatttgtaaGCATTTCTTGAAAGTGTTGGCTTGAGATTTCTGTTCCCTTGGCTCCTCCATCCCCTTTCATTCACTGGTTGGGATCTCTGTCTCAGTATTCACCCTTCTCAGAAAGGGCTTGCTAGTTAGaggataaaatttttttttcttttctttcttccatagcTAAGAAAAACTTATTTCTGAATAATCTTGGGCATCTGCCTATGGCACAGAATCTCAGCACTGCAAGGACCTAAAGGATCTTGGGTCGAATCCTGCTACTGACATTGAGGAGATATTTGAGTGTCTTATTGTGTGCTGTGTTCTTACCAAGATGATCCTCTACCCACCCCCTGATGTTTCCAATTCCCATTTGTTCACTAGAagtagaaatgaatgaaatttaggCTTGTCTCCGTCACTAAATCCTATTGACATTTCCTTAAAATGCCCTTTTCTAccatcttgttgttgttgttttaacacaAGATCTCACTATTCTCAccatgttgctcaggctggccttgaactcctgggctcaagcaatcttcctgcctcaacctcccaaatatcTGGGAATACAGGTACAAGCCACAAGGCCCAGCTCCATCCTCAATTTGATCCATATCTCCTCATATCCAATTTATTTTGAGAGCTTCCTGGCTCTTCTCTGCCTGTCTCTGGTTTCACTTTACCCAATCTTTGTAAAGCTTCATCACTTGAACACCCATGATGAAATTTGAAATGCATAAGTATTTAAGGCAAGGACTTTCCCTCAAGTTTACAAATTAACATATAAACTTAAGATCTCAAGCAGGGTATATACTGTCTATGAAATTCTATgatctatttcaaaataactagaagaataTGAAAGTTCCCAAAACATACAAATTATTAATGTCTGAGGAGATGGAGGTGcttattaccctgatttgatcattacatattatgtatgcatataaaattatgatattgTACCCCACAGATGTATCCAAATATTATGTCTCAATTAAAAAACTCATTCTATATAATTGACATTATACTGCTTGATTttgttaacaaaattttaatgtatgtatTTCCTACACAATCAATTTAAAATTCCTGAAGGaattttaaaggaatatgaaagacagtggaatggttctaacataattttcctatgtacatatatgaatatgccacagtgaatctttacatcgtgtacaaccataatatcaggatcctaattagaataagatgtacttcatgtttgtataaataggtaaattatactctactgtcatgtataactgaaaagtaCAAAAAGAATTCCCAGATAATAAGACCTCTGTTGGTATATATCTTTTTCCctgtgtttggtactggggattgaacccaagggtactctacaactgagctacatccccagccctttttattctttattttgagacagggtctcattaagctttgcaggctgcccttgaacttgccattctcctccctcagcctcctgagtagctgggattctagGCGTGTAATACCATGTTGGCTTGTATATTTCTCTGAAGCCCCTTTAGCATGCAACACCTTCATAGCGATAATCAATAAAGATTTGGTTATGAATTAACTGATCACGCAGGAGAATTAATGCCTCTGAATTAATGCCAAGATACAATAGATCTATAGTTCTATAAAATgtccaaatattattttatgaaaggTCCCTAAAGAATAGAAGTGATGAACTTCACTGGATCATTTTTCAGACAGGATTTAATAGGAATTCCATCTGGAAATGCTCTAGTTTCCTTCCcctaccaattttaaaaattaataaatatttcaaacactATCTCCATTACTACTAAAATTATGagcagctgggcgtggtggcacacacctataatcccagcagtttgggaggctgagacaggaggatcatgagttcaaagccagcctcagcaaaagtgagatgctaagcaactcagtgagaccctgtctctaaataaaatacagaatagggctggggaagtggctcagtggccaagtgcccctgagttcagtccccagtaccaaaaaaatatcaTGAGCAAATTACTTCATGTTTTCAATGGATGCTATCATCCCTACTATTATTTGTCAATGTTTGAAAGTGAATATGATGTCCTtcattacatatttaaattaaaaaaaacctgaatagtataaaaaccaatgaaataattttctcccCCAGAATATGCCATATTTAATCCAAACCTTAAAAGAAGGTAGGATTAAGAAGGCAAAAAACtttgataattaaaaatacatttaatagaaAAGTCAACTTCTGTATGCATTCCTTGTAGTCCTATATAGGCTATGATTTGgacccatttttttccccagccctagggatttaacctaggaccttgcacatgctaggtaagtgccctaccactgagctacaactccagcccttgcaccaaaatatttattctgattttaatCTTATTCAGAGAAAGATCTGGCTTTGACTCAAATATCCAAGAGATGCAATTCCCCTTTGTTACCCCCAAACAGATTAACAAGCACTCTCTGAAGATagcttattcattttttctccaaTTAGGGTCTCAGTCTTGGACAGTATAGTGAATTGAGAATTCAGTAATCCCCAGCTCTTTGTTCTTCAGCACACTTGAAACCTTTTGAATCTGCTGTTCCTGCACCCACACAGGCtattaaaattattgtatttaGTTGGAGATGCTTGTGAGTGGGGGTGGAGGTGAAGGAGAAGCAGTACAATGAAGAGAAAGATTGAACCTTTGAAAATAGTACACTTTAGTGTGATGACAGGAGAGAGGCAGACAAGCAAACAGACAATGTCAGTCCAGTTGCCATGGGACGGAATTGTGCTCAAAATCAGTAGTGCATATTGTTTGAGAGCAAGTCTTGAAAGGGATGTGTACTGCAGGGCTGGGTGGGGGAAGAGCAACAGGGGATGGCTAGGCAGTGTATGAGAGTAGCCTTCGTGGAAGTCTGCACAGAGGAGAAGCCATAACTGGATTTGTGGGGAAAGCCCATCTTGTTGCAACAAACTGATTAGGGCCATTCAACTCTCTGTTGAATTCTAGCACAATATTCTGAAATACTGAATTGGAGAATTGAGTGTGGCTTTCTTTAACATATGTAAAAACCAACACAAATAAGAAATGATTGGATCTTTCAGATCCTTTAACATAAAAAGATGTAGATTGTTTCTAATACAACCTGatgcttggtgtgtgtgtgtgtgtgtgtgtgtgtgtgtggcggggggggggaggtgtTTCGAAGTGGGAAAGCTCTATGACGCACTAGATTCATTTTGTAGAAACAAGTTTTCAGCTATATACCTGCTATGAGTCCAAATGTCATAGCTGCCATGTCACTGAAATGCTGTTCCTACATTCATGcccacttttatattttatttgcaacTCAAAGGGTCCAATGTAGAATTTCATGTCTAATCTTTGGCTCTTCACAACCACAGCTCTGGGGCTATAAGCCCAAAGACACACTAGGTAGCAATTTGGCACTGTTCCTAggccactcccccacccccaatataGGTAGGTAAGGTTTTGATGACATTAAAGAAGCTTGCTTAGGAGACCAGGAATGCTGGCAAATGTACCTCATCTGCACTGTTAGCATTCGGGACTTAGGAAGTGAGATGCCACGTATAGTCCCAACTACCTAGAACCCAGGTCCTCTCACCTCACCCCCAGCTCTTAGAGGGAGTCAGCTGTGGCGCATGCGCAGTGGGCCACACCCGCTCCCCAAGGAGCTCTGCGCCTCTGCCGGGCTTTGGCAGCCACTACGGATTACTCAGCAACGCCCCCTCCACCATCAAATATCCCCGACTCCGACCCCAGCAGAGCCTAGGCCCTTTTCCTAAGGTGCAGGTGGCCCTGGGGGTCACCTATAAGgtcccttctccctcttcccacaGGCCCCCACCTCCTGGCCTCCCGGGTCCGCCAGTCTTAGCCCTTCTTTCTGCCCACGCACAGGCACCTTAC
Coding sequences:
- the Rab9b gene encoding ras-related protein Rab-9B gives rise to the protein MSGKSLLLKVILLGDGGVGKSSLMNRYVTNKFDSQAFHTIGVEFLNRDLEVDGRFVTLQIWDTAGQERFKSLRTPFYRGADCCLLTFSVDDRQSFENLGNWQKEFIYYADVKDPEHFPFVVLGNKVDKEDRQVTTEEAQAWCMENGDYPYLETSAKDDTNVTVAFEEAVRQVLAVEEQLEHCMLGHTIDLNSGSKAGSSCC